In the Aquimarina spinulae genome, AAATATGCCGGAATTTGATGTCCCCACCATAACTGGCGTGAAATGTTCCAATCTCTAACATTTTCCATCCAGTAACGATAGGTATTTATAAATTTTTCGGGAACCAGATTTACCTCTTTATCTAAAACAGCATCTAATGCTGGTTTGGCCAGATCTTTCATTTTCAAAAACCACTGATCACTTAATTTTGGTTCGATCACAGCTTTGGTACGCTCACTAGTTCCTACTTTATTAAGGTGTGTTTCGGTTTTTGCAAGTGCTTCAATACGTTCAAGTTCCTTTACAATCTCTTTACGAACTACAAAACGATCTTTTCCTTCATACTGCAATCCAAAAGAGTTCAATGTAGCATCATCATTAAAGATATCTATAACCTCTAGATTATGCTTATCTCCCAAGATCTTATCATTAGGATCATGAGCAGGTGTTACTTTAAGACACCCAGTACCAAACTCCATATCTACATATTCATCCTCGATTATAGGTATAACGCGATTAGCAATAGGTACAATAGCTTTTTTACCCTTAAGATGTGTAAATCGATCATCATTTGGATTAATACATATTGCGGTATCTCCCATAATTGTCTCTGGGCGAGTTGTTGCAATAGTTAGTGTATCTTCTGTTCCTTCTATTTTATAGTTTAGGTAATATAAATTCCCTTGTTTTTCTTCATAAATTACTTCTTCATCAGACAAGGTGGTCTTAGCTTGAGGGTCCCAATTTACCATTCTATACCCACGATAAATCAATCCTTTATTATACAGATCTACAAAAACCTTAATTACAGATGCCGACAAGTTGTCATCCATTGTAAAAGCAGTACGTTCCCAATCACAAGAAGCTCCTAGTTTTTTTAACTGTTCCAGGATAATTCCTCCGTGCTTATGGGTCCATTCCCAGGCATGTTCTAAAAACTCTTCTCTGGTAAGATCATTTTTATCGACCCCTTCATCTTTTAGCTTAGCAACAACTTTAGCCTCTGTTGCTATCGAGGCATGATCAGTTCCCGGTACCCAACATGCATTATATCCTTTTAGACGCGCTCTACGGATTAACACATCCTGAATTGTATTGTTAAGCATATGTCCCATATGCAAAACACCAGTAACATTTGGTGGTGGAATAACAATAGTATATGCTTCTCTTTCATCAACCTCTGAGTGAAAATAGTTATTTTCCATCCAGTAGGCATACCACTTTTCTTCTATCGATTTTGCATCGTATTTTCCTGCTAAAGACATACTTTGGTCTGATTTTTGAATTAAGAAGTGCAAAAGTACTTATTAAAGTATGAAGTACGAAGTTAGAAATATGAAAATTTTAAAAAAACCTGAGTAATGAAATTAAACAATGTAGCTATAAAAATATAATAGTTTATATCATGTGCTATATAAAAATTTCTAACCTCGCACCTCTAGCTTTTGACCTCTTACTTTTAGGTATCATTTTGCAGTTGAGTAAAAAGTAAGTACTTTTACGTTTAACAAAAACCTACATCATGAAAAAAATAATGATAATTTTATTTATTGGTGTTCTTGGCGCAACCTTAAATGCACAAGACACTAATAAAGCACAAATAAAATTTAAATCCGAAGTTGTTGATTATGGCGAAATCGCCAAAGGCAGTGACGGTGTACGCAAATTTGAATTTACAAATACAGGAAATGCTCCTTTAGTTATCTCCAGAGTATATTCAAGCTGCGGATGTACCATTCCAAAAAAACCAGAGCAACCAATTGCTCCAGGAGAATCTGGTGTTATCGAAGTTAAATACGACACCAAAAGAGTGGGACCAATTCGTAAAACTATTACAGTAACATCTAATGCAGGAGATACTCCTACAATGGCTATAAAAATTAAAGGAACTGTCCTTGATAAAAGTGTTTTAGAAAAGAAAAACTAGAACTCGTATAATTAATCGTAACAAAAAAGGATACTCTAGAGTATCCTTTTTTATTTTTTAGATTACTTTTTTAAGTGAGAAATTGTAGCTTATTTCTATTCCTAATCGTTCTATTCTCATCTTGATTCTTCTTCCTTCTTCAGAATAAAACATATCATTTAGATCAGAAAGCTTATACCTATATGCACTTTTACCATTTACTTGTAAAATAACATCGCCTTTTTTTAAACCCGCAAGATCAGCTGGCGAATTAGGTCTAACATCCAAAATTTCGTACTTAGGCTGAAGAATAAAGTTGTTTGTCAACTCAATCGTTTTTTGGTTTACTAATTTATTTAACCCCAAATACACTCTATCTTCTTCTTTATAATTTCTTACTGCTGTGAAACCTGTATGCTGAATGGTAAGTCCACTCATATTATAATGAAAAGGCTTATTAAAAAAACTATTCTTTTTAAAAGATATTTTCTGACGGGTATAATCCAAAATAAGATTAAACCTCCTTAGGATATTTCCTCCTAATGACCCTTGCCTGTTATTTAAAGATATTCCTTGTATATAGATAGAATCCGGAAATGAGGCTGTTACCTCCTTCATTTTAAATTCACCAATATTGAGTTCTTTTATTTTAGTTTTTTCACCATAAATATCTCCACTAAAACCTTTACCCAAAAAATCTCTAAAGGAATTCTCACCTGCATATATCCCCTTTTCTTTATTCTCAAATAACCATAAAGAAGAACCAGAACCCGAATCTAGCAAAAGATTGATATCGATCAACCCATTAGCAGATTTATATTGAGCTGTAATAAAAGGTCTTTTCTTTTTTTCCCTAAAATCAATTTTGGTTTGATAGCACTTTTTACACTTTTTATAGGTATACGACTCTGGTTTATACATTTTTATGTACTGCTTTGCATAATTAATATCCAAAACAAAGTTTTTAATAAAATCATGACCTATAATCCCATGTACAGGAAATCCCATTCTGGGAGAAAAATTAATTGACTCATCCAAAACCAGGTAAATCTTGTGATTAGTACTAACAGCATCACCTATCCTAACTTCGTTATTAATTGATTTTATAGCCTCTACTGGTTCATTTTCACCTAACCCTCTAAGGTAAATTTTTGATGCATTTTTAAGTTCTAAGGAGCTTTTATTGTCTACACTAAAGATAATTGTGGATCCCACACCCGTATCTAAAATAAAGGAAAGTTCGACACCATTTACAACAACAGGAATAACAATGAGGTTATTTGCTAATTCAAATCTAATCTTATCACTTTTTTCTCCAATAGGTAACCGGAAGTTTTCTTGGGCAAAAAGAGCTGTACTAAAGATTAGAAATAGTACTAAAATCTTACTTTTAAAAAAATGACAAAAATCTAGTGATAAAATCTTCATTA is a window encoding:
- a CDS encoding DUF1573 domain-containing protein: MKKIMIILFIGVLGATLNAQDTNKAQIKFKSEVVDYGEIAKGSDGVRKFEFTNTGNAPLVISRVYSSCGCTIPKKPEQPIAPGESGVIEVKYDTKRVGPIRKTITVTSNAGDTPTMAIKIKGTVLDKSVLEKKN
- a CDS encoding aspartyl protease family protein, with amino-acid sequence MKILSLDFCHFFKSKILVLFLIFSTALFAQENFRLPIGEKSDKIRFELANNLIVIPVVVNGVELSFILDTGVGSTIIFSVDNKSSLELKNASKIYLRGLGENEPVEAIKSINNEVRIGDAVSTNHKIYLVLDESINFSPRMGFPVHGIIGHDFIKNFVLDINYAKQYIKMYKPESYTYKKCKKCYQTKIDFREKKKRPFITAQYKSANGLIDINLLLDSGSGSSLWLFENKEKGIYAGENSFRDFLGKGFSGDIYGEKTKIKELNIGEFKMKEVTASFPDSIYIQGISLNNRQGSLGGNILRRFNLILDYTRQKISFKKNSFFNKPFHYNMSGLTIQHTGFTAVRNYKEEDRVYLGLNKLVNQKTIELTNNFILQPKYEILDVRPNSPADLAGLKKGDVILQVNGKSAYRYKLSDLNDMFYSEEGRRIKMRIERLGIEISYNFSLKKVI